From Camarhynchus parvulus chromosome 10, STF_HiC, whole genome shotgun sequence, one genomic window encodes:
- the LOC115907650 gene encoding immunoglobulin superfamily containing leucine-rich repeat protein-like — protein MRPLLGVLALATLLSPGLACPTPCSCSTKKNGRLLAECAYRELRDVPRGLSPNVTILTLSANRLGRLGRASLAEVPELQSLWLGYNHISSVEPGAFAALPHLKNLDLSHNRLADFPWQDLRNLSSLQILKLSNNRLAAVPRGALAGLRELRSLWLNDNELATLASGTFEGLPALAQLQLFHNPFNCSCKLFWLKEWAHDTSVVLSRAGSTLCAAPARLRGRPVTDIPSALCVPPSAQLTYLSGPGDGLTLSLHCSVAGSPPPEIRWQIRTAKRRVDIHGPTVARDGGAKVGRQRFLAFKNGTMAIPDFGKEDEGTYTCVAVNDVGTRDVSVNVALAGSANPAEELPRDDPQAGHPGGHSCAKGDELDPTGMGEKLVIVYRVAGQARSGAGAQEFRLGILLLALGLLLW, from the coding sequence ATGAGGCCGCTGCTGGGCGTCCTGGCGCTGGCGACGCTCCTGTCGCCAGGCCTGGCCTGTCCCACGCCGTGCTCCTGCTCCACCAAGAAGAACGGGCGACTGCTGGCCGAGTGCGCCTACCGCGAGCTGCGGGACGTGCCACGGGGCCTGTCCCCCAATGTCACCATCCTCACGCTCTCCGCCAACCGCCTGGGCCGCCTGGGCCGCGCCTCGCTGGCCGAGGTGCCCGAGCTGCAGTCGCTGTGGCTGGGCTACAACCACATCTCCTCGGTGGAGCCCGGCGCCTTCGCCGCGCTGCCGCACCTCAAGAACCTGGACCTGAGCCACAACCGGCTGGCGGATTTCCCCTGGCAGGACCTGCGCAACCTCAGCTCGCTGCAGATCCTCAAGCTCAGCAACAACCGCCTGGCCGCCGTGCCCCGCGGGGCGCTGGCTGGCCTGCGGGAGCTGCGCTCGCTCTGGCTCAACGACAACGAGCTGGCCACGCTGGCCAGCGGCACCTTCGAGGGGCTGCCGGCGCTGGcgcagctgcagctcttccacaACCCCTTCAACTGCTCCTGCAAGCTTTTCTGGCTCAAGGAGTGGGCGCACGACACCTCGGTGGTGCTCTCCAGGGCCGGCTCCACGCTGTGCGCCGCGCCGGCGCGGCTGCGGGGCCGGCCGGTCACCGACATCCCCAGCGCGCTCTGCGTGCCGCCTTCGGCCCAGCTCACCTACCTGTCGGGCCCGGGGGACGGGCTGACGCTGAGCCTGCACTGCAGCGTGGCCGGCAGCCCCCCGCCGGAGATCCGCTGGCAGATCCGCACGGCCAAGCGCCGCGTGGACATCCACGGGCCCACGGTGGCGCGGGACGGCGGCGCCAAGGTGGGCCGGCAGCGCTTCCTGGCCTTCAAGAATGGCACCATGGCCATCCCCGACTTCGGCAAGGAGGATGAGGGCACCTACACCTGCGTGGCGGTCAACGACGTGGGCACGAGGGACGTGTCCGTCAACGTGGCGCTGGCCGGCTCGGCCAACCCGGCCGAGGAGCTGCCCCGCGATGACCCGCAGGCCGGGCACCCCGGCGGGCACAGCTGCGCCAAGGGCGACGAGCTGGACCCGACCGGCATGGGCGAGAAGTTGGTCATCGTCTACCGCGTGGCCGGCCAGGCCCGGAGCGGCGCGGGAGCCCAGGAATTCCGCctgggaattctgctgctggctctggggctgctgctctggtga
- the ISLR2 gene encoding immunoglobulin superfamily containing leucine-rich repeat protein 2 — protein MAPLLALLLAALLGSGRACPEPCACVDKYAHQFADCAYKELQAVPAGLPSNVTTLSLSANKISSLPRGAFAEVTQVSSLWLAHNEIATIEPGALAVLAQLKNLDISHNQIVEFPWRDLRNLSALQLLKMNNNRMALVPPDAFRTLKDLRSLRINNNRFATLAEGIFDSLSSLSHLQIYNNPFECSCSLQWLKRWMESTLISIPEKDSIACALPERLRGVPLAKLPELRCAAPAVSITHSPELDAAGLPDGLTLSLHCAASGSPPPELRWKIRTAGQSLELGGSGPESAAKEEPRPEPERFVAFKNGTLVIPQLSKREEGTYTCVATNEVGSNHSSVSVAVAGPQKYPPVPGGDPLGGKGQAGDKKPGTEAAKNSVLTPEERGKALGPTRQSRPGSAAAPEPEGRGRVPLEPPGLEKKCGASAGGSKYISNHAFNQSGDFKRHSFELGVIALDVAERDARVQLTPTQPGGGHLGVLYLCQQGRQGHALLQWSQIEAGVNSYWFQGLSPGTNYSVCLSSPGEECRVQVVFTTKKEIPSLIIIVVVSIFLLLLATLPLLGATWCHLLAKLQAKPYKLIMKAQNPDQMEKRMAADFDPRASYLESEKNFGPGEAEAEEEEEEEEEEAGDEEGARWRRGREEEGAAELEREESVAASSMAESQSKGGAEEFEVRSEYSDKLPLGAEAVTISPEINGNYRQRPR, from the coding sequence ATGGCCCcgctgctggcgctgctgctgGCGGCCCTGCTGGGCTCGGGCCGGGCGTGCCCGGAGCCCTGCGCTTGCGTGGACAAGTACGCGCACCAGTTCGCCGACTGCGCCTACAAGGAGCTGCAGGCCGTGCCCGCGGGGCTGCCCTCCAACGTGACCACCCTGAGCCTGTCGGCCAACAAGATCAGCTCGCTGCCCCGCGGCGCCTTCGCCGAGGTGACCCAGGTGAGCTCGCTGTGGCTGGCGCACAACGAGATCGCCACCATCGAGCCCGGCGCGCTGGCCGTGCTGGCGCAGCTCAAGAACCTGGACATCAGCCACAACCAGATCGTGGAGTTCCCCTGGCGGGACCTGCGCAACCTGAGCGCGCTGCAGCTGCTCAAGATGAACAACAACCGCATGGCGCTGGTGCCGCCCGACGCCTTCCGCACGCTCAAGGACCTGCGCTCGCTGCGCATCAACAACAACCGCTTCGCCACGCTGGCCGAGGGCATCTTCGACTCGCTGAGCTCGCTGTCGCACCTGCAGATCTACAACAACCCCTTCGAGTGCTCCTGCTCGCTGCAGTGGCTGAAGCGCTGGATGGAGAGCACGCTCATCTCCATCCCCGAGAAGGACTCCATCGCCTGCGCGCTGCCCGAGCGCCTGCGCGGCGTGCCGCTGGCCAAGCTGCCCGAGCTGCGCTGCGCCGCGCCCGCCGTCAGCATCACCCACTCGCCCGAGCTGGACGCGGCCGGGCTGCCCGACGGGCTCACGCTGAGCCTGCACTGCGCCGCCAGCGGCTCGCCGCCGCCCGAGCTGCGCTGGAAGATCCGCACGGCCggccagagcctggagctgggcgGGAGCGGCCCGGAGAGCGCGGCCAAGGAGGAGCCGCGGCCCGAGCCCGAGCGCTTCGTGGCGTTCAAGAACGGCACCTTGGTGATCCCGCAGCTGAGCAAGCGCGAGGAGGGCACCTACACCTGCGTGGCCACCAACGAGGTGGGCAGCAACCACTCCTCGGTCAGCGTGGCGGTGGCGGGCCCGCAGAAATACCCGCCGGTGCCCGGTGGGGACCCGCTGGGCGGAAAGGGGCAGGCGGGCGACAAGAAACCCGGCACCGAGGCGGCCAAGAACAGCGTGCTGACCCCGGAGGAGAGGGGCAAAGCGCTGGGCCCCACCCGGCAGAGCCGGCCCGGCTCGGCGGCGGCGCCGGAGCCTGAGGGCCGGGGCCGGGTCCCCTTGGAGCCGCCGGGGCTGGAGAAGAAGTGCGGGGCCTCGGCGGGGGGCTCCAAGTACATCTCCAACCACGCCTTCAACCAGAGCGGCGACTTCAAGCGGCACAGCTTCGAGCTGGGCGTCATCGCCCTGGACGTGGCCGAGCGCGACGCCCGCGTGCAGCTGACGCCCACCCAGCCCGGCGGGGGCCACCTGGGCGTGCTCtacctgtgccagcagggccGCCAGGGCCACGCCCTGCTGCAGTGGTCGCAGATCGAGGCCGGCGTGAACTCCTACTGGTTCCAGGGCCTGAGCCCCGGCACCAACTACTCGGTGTGCCTGAGCTCGCCGGGCGAGGAGTGCCGCGTGCAGGTGGTGTTCACCACCAAGAAGGAGATCCCGTCGCTCATCATCATCGTGGTGGTCAgcatcttcctgctgctgctggccacgCTGCCGCTGCTGGGCGCCACGTGGTGCCACCTGCTCGCCAAGCTGCAGGCCAAGCCCTACAAGCTGATCATGAAGGCGCAGAACCCCGACCAGATGGAGAAGCGCATGGCCGCCGACTTCGACCCCCGCGCCTCCTACCTGGAGTCCGAGAAGAACTTCGGTCCCGGCGAGGCTGAggccgaggaggaggaggaagaggaggaggaggaggccggGGATGAAGAAGGAGCGCGGTGGCGGCgcgggagggaggaggaaggcgCGGCGGAGCTGGAGCGGGAGGAGAGCGTGGCCGCCAGCTCCATGGCGGAGTCGCAGTCCAAGGGCGGCGCCGAGGAGTTCGAGGTGCGCTCCGAGTACAGCGACAAGCTGCCGCTGGGCGCCGAGGCCGTCACCATCTCTCCGGAGATCAACGGCAACTACCGGCAGCGGCCCCGCTGA